In a genomic window of Gavia stellata isolate bGavSte3 chromosome 30, bGavSte3.hap2, whole genome shotgun sequence:
- the PI16 gene encoding peptidase inhibitor 16 — MLSSGLPPVFLLLTALELSWSLSDEEKKIILDGHNKYRSQVSPPAMDMLKMSWDTELEAFAQAYAEKCIWDHNKERGRRGENLFAMAPTLDLEFAVEDWNGEEKYYNLTTSTCVPGQMCGHYTQVVWASTHQIGCGAKFCEKIEGIETEDMYLLVCNYYPPGNMKGRKPYKEGPSCSQCPEDRVCVNSLCEPTVEETTPAPVTTKASPSTPTTAMPKPTTTAKPEPATPVPTTAMPRPTTTLPTTAKPPLTTVIPTTAKPPPTTTLPTTTTLPPTTMLPPTAKPPPTTTLPTTTTAKPPPTTTLPTTTTAKPPPTTTLPTTTTLPPTTMLPPTAKPPPTTTLPTTTTAKPPPTTTLPTTTTAKPPPTTTLPTTTTAKPPPATMLPTTTTAKPPPTTTLPTTTTAKPPPTTTLPTTTTAKPPSTTTLPTTTTAKPPPTTMLPTTTTAKPPPTTTLPTTTTAKPPPTTTLPTTTTAKPPSTTMLPTTTTAKPPPATMLPTTTTAKPPPTTTLPTTTTAKPPPATMLPTTTTAKPPSTATLSTTAKPPTTILPTTTPKPPPQPKPATLAPITTTAKPKPATTLPTTAAAKPKPTTPAATTAMAKPKPTMLITTTQKPTTTATTKPTSTTPKLTTTTTAKPTPTTPTTTTTTTTAKPTPTTPKPTTTTTAKPTPTTTTTTAKSTPTTPKPTTTTTTAKPTPTTPKPTTTTTTAKPTPTTPKPATTSAKPTATTITAKPAPTTPQHTTMAKPTPTTPKPTTTMAKPKPITTTTTAKPAPTTPKPTTAVAKPKPATATAKPTPTTPISTTTTAKPTPAATTSAKPKLTTTTPAPTPTAKTQPKTVTTTKPEPTETERPNPTEATGLTRSFEPTLDLDYKVSPEVEVDTGESVSPLTTEDPALLESMGTTFSPKSVPETNKGVKEDRKGKSAFSSPPPSLSQIVPEIKLGFNKVELITPSKSVVFSPEEPTFLRLTSSSKEQKGQSPAFQTSLSADALDTEELETNSDQTSMDQPTAGAPSTCLGLSLFLLPSVILVGLLL, encoded by the exons ATGCTGAGCTCAGGTCTTCCTCCTGTTTTCCTGTTGCTCACAGCGCTGGAGCTGAGCTGGTCCCTGAGcgatgaagaaaagaagataataTTGGATGGGCATAATAAATACCGCTCCCAGGTCTCTCCTCCTGCTATGGATATGCTGAAGATG AGCTGGGACACGGAGCTGGAGGCCTTTGCTCAAGCCTACGCAGAGAAGTGCATCTGGGACCACAACAAGGAGAGGGGCCGACGGGGGGAAAACCTCTTTGCTATGGCCCCAACCCTAGACCTGGAATTTGCCGTGGAAGACTGGAACGGGGAGGAGAAATACTACAACCTGACGACTTCTACGTGTGTCCCCGGGCAGATGTGTGGCCACTACACCCAG GTGGTCTGGGCAAGCACGCATCAGATTGGCTGCGGGGCAAAATTTTGTGAGAAGATCGAAGGAATCGAAACAGAGGACATGTACCTGCTTGTTTGCAACTATTATCCCCC GGGTAATATGAAAGGCCGAAAGCCGTACAAGGAAGGACCCTCATGCTCACAATGTCCCGAGGACAGAGTCTGTGTCAACTCCTTGTGTG AACCCACTGTAGAAGAGACCACTCCAGCCCCTGTGACAACAAAGGCAAGCCCATCCACCCCAACCACAGCCATgccaaaacccaccaccacagccaAACCAGAACCCGCAACACCAGTGCCCACCACAGCCATGCCAAGACCCACAACCACACTTCCAACCACAGCCAAGCCACCACTCACAACCGTGATCCCAACCACAGCCAAGCCACCACCCACAACCACGCTCCCAACCACAACCACACTCCCACCCACAACCATGCTCCCACCCACAGCCAAGCCACCACCCACAACCACGCTCCCAACCACAACCACAGCCAAGCCACCACCCACAACCACGCTCCCAACCACAACCACGGCCAAGCCACCACCCACAACTACGCTCCCAACCACAACCACACTCCCACCCACAACCATGCTCCCACCCACAGCCAAGCCACCACCCACAACCACGCTCCCAACCACAACCACAGCCAAGCCACCACCCACAACCACGCTCCCAACCACAACCACAGCCAAGCCACCACCCACAACCACGCTCCCAACCACAACCACAGCCAAGCCACCACCCGCAACCATGCTCCCAACCACAACCACAGCCAAGCCACCACCCACAACCACGCTACCAACCACAACCACAGCCAAGCCACCACCCACAACCACGCTCCCAACCACAACCACAGCCAAGCCACCATCCACAACCACGCTCCCAACCACAACCACAGCCAAGCCACCACCCACAACCATGCTCCCAACCACAACCACAGCCAAGCCACCACCCACAACCACGCTCCCAACCACAACCACAGCCAAGCCACCACCCACAACCACGCTCCCAACCACAACCACAGCCAAGCCACCATCCACAACCATGCTCCCAACCACAACCACAGCCAAGCCACCACCTGCAACCATGCTCCCAACCACAACCACAGCCAAGCCACCACCCACAACCACGCTCCCAACCACAACCACAGCCAAGCCACCACCAGCAACCATGCTCCCAACCACAACCACAGCCAAGCCACCATCCACAGCCACACTGTCAACCACAGCCAAACCACCCACAACCATTCTCCCAACCACCACACCCAAGCCACCACCACAGCCAAAACCCGCAACACTAGCACCCATCACAACCACAGCCAAGCCAAAACCTGCCACCACACTCCCAACAACAGCCGCAGCCAAgccaaaacccacaacaccaGCAGCTACCACAGCCATGGCCAAGCCAAAGCCCACCATGCTAATAACCACCACgcaaaaacccaccacaactgCTACCACTAAGCCAACATCCACCACACCAAAACTCACCACAACCACAACAGCCAAACCGACACCCACCACACCAACAACCACAACAACCACCACTACTGCCAAGCCAACACCCACcacaccaaaacccacaacTACCACTACCGCCAAACCAACACCCACCACAACCACCACAACGGCCAAGTCGACGCCCACcacaccaaaacccaccacaaccaCTACTACAGCCAAGCCAACACCCACcacaccaaaacccaccacaaccaCTACTACAGCCAAGCCAACACCCACCACACCAAAACCCGCCACAACTAGTGCCAAGCCAACAGCCACCACAATTACAGCCAAGCCAGCACCCACCACACCACAACACACAACTATGGCCAAGCCAACACCCACCACACCAAAACCTACCACAACTATGGCCAAGCCAAAACCCATCACAACCACCACTACAGCCAAGCCAGCACCCACcacaccaaaacccaccacagccgTGGCTAAGCCAAAACCTGCCACAGCTACAGCCAAGCCAACACCTACCACACCAATATCTACCACCACTACCGCCAAGCCAACACCTGCTGCTACAACATCAGCAAAGCCAAAACTCACCACTACAACACCAGCACCTACCCCAACAGCAAAAACGCAACCGAAAACTGTCACAACCACAAAGCCAGAACCCACTGAAACAGAAAGACCCAATCCTACTGAGGCAACTGGGCTAACTCGTTCCTTTGAGCCCACATTAGACCTGGATTATAAAGTATCTCCAGAAGTAGAGGTAGACACCGGAGAGTCTGTTAGCCCCTTAACTACAGAGGATCCGGCCTTATTAGAAAGCATGGGCACAACCTTCAGCCCCAAATCAGTCCCAGAAACAAATAAAGGTGTCAAAGAGGACAGGAAAGGGAAATCAGCCTTTTCCAGCCCACCTCCATCCCTCAGCCAAATTGTTCCAGAGATCAAGTTAGGTTTCAATAAAGTGGAGCTCATAACTCCCTCAAAGTCAGTGGTCTTCAGCCCTGAAGAGCCCACCTTCTTGCGCTTAACATCATCttccaaagaacaaaaagggcagagccctgctttccagaCCTCCCTCTCAG CAGATGCCCTGGACACTGAAGAACTGGAGACAAACTCAGACCAGACAAGCATGGACCAGCCCACGGCTGGAGCACCCAGTACCTGCTTGGGGCTTTCACTCTTCCTCCTACCCAGTGTCATCCTGGTGGGCCTTCTGCTTTGA